The genomic stretch ATTCCGGGCGGCGGGCACCGCGAAGCCGGTGGTGGCGTCGCTGGCCGGGGACACCGAGGTGGAGGAGGCGGGCGCGTACCTCTTCGAGCGGGGCGTGGTGGCGTACCCGTACACGACGGAGCTGCCGGTGGCGGTACTGGGGGCGAAGTACCGGTGGGCGCGGGCCGCGGGCCTGCTGCCGGAGGGCGGTGCGCCGTGACGGCCCAGGACGTACGGCCCCCGGGCCGGGCCGCGTTCACCGAGGTCCGGGACGCGCACGGGCGGATCTACCGGCTGGGCGAGACGGACCGGCAGCTGCTCGGCCGCCCGCGGTGGACCATGGTGCTGCTGCCCTGGATCGCGATGCTCGGCATCAGCGTCTTCGAGTACGCATTCGGAGCCGCCGAGACCACTCTCTCCACGGCCCATCACTGGCCGCGCACCGGCACCTTCTGGGTGCTCAGCGTCTGGATCTTCTTCCAGGCGGCGGTGGCCTTCCCCGCGGGCAGGCTGCGGGAGAAGGGCCTGGTCAGCAGCCGGACCGCGATGCTGTGCGGGTCGGTGCTGTCGCTGGTGGGCTTCCTGAGCCTGAGCCACGCCCCGGACATCGGGTGGGCGGTCGCCGGCTTCGGCGTGCTGGGCGGCACCGGCGCCGGCCTGGTCTACGCGACCTGCATCAACACGGTCGGCAAGTGGTATCCGGAACGGCGCGGCGGCAAGACCGGCTTCGTCAACGGCGGCTTCGCGTACGGTGCCGTGCCGTTCATCTTCCTGTTCTCCTACGGCTTCGACACCGACGACTACCAGGCCGTTCTCGACCTGGTCGGCCTGTACGTCCTGCTGCTGACGGCCGCGGCGGGCCTGTTCTTCAAGGACCCGCCGAGGAACTGGTGGCCCGCGCACGTCGATCCGCTGACCGCGCCGCGCGAGGGGCGCGCCTCGGCGGCGCTGCGCACGAACCCGCCCGCGGCGGCGCAGTTCACACCGCGCGAGGCCATCCGTACCGGCATGCTGCCGCTGATGTGGGTCTGCCTGCTGTGCACGGCCGGGGTCTCGATCTTCGGGATCTCCTTCCAGGTGCCGTTCGCCCGGGAGGCCGGGTTCGGGCCGCTGGTGGCGGCGTCCTCCATGGGCGTCATGTCGGTGGTCAACGGCACGGGCCGGGGCGTGGTCGGCTGGCTCTCGGACCGGCTGGGACGGCGGCCGGCCCTGACGTATGTGTGCCTGGTCCTCGGGCTGGCCCAGTTCGGCGTCCTGTGGGCGGGCGAGAGCGCCAACCAGCCGCTGTTCCTCGTCTTCGCCTTCCTGTCCGGATTCGGCGGCGGCGCGTTCTTCCCGCTTTTCGCGGCCCTCGTTCCCGACTATTTCGGCGAGAACAACAACGCGTCGAATTACGGCCTCGTCTACAGCTCGAAACTCGTCTCCGGCCTCTTGGGCGGCGGTATCGGCGCGTCGGTGGTCGCGGCGTGGGGGTACGAGGGCGCGTACGCGGTGGCGGGGTGCGTGGGGCTGCTGGCGGCGGGGCTGTCGCTGCTGCTGCGACGGCCGGCGGGAAAGGGGGCGGCCATGGGCGCGGGGTGAGGAATTCCCCGGGCGCTCCCTCCCGTCAGCCTCCTCAGCACTCCTCCTGGAATTTCACCGCTTCCAGCGTCACCGGCTGACCGTCCAGTTCTGTGCCCGGCGCCGGGCTCTGGCGGCACACCTTCCAGTTGGATTCCACGAGAACCATCCGGTTGCGGCCCGACGCGTCCTTCACGGTGATGCTGGTACTGGTGTCGAAAGCGCGCCGGGCCACCTTCACCGACTTGTCGCGGAGGTCGGGCATGGCCGAGGCGGGAGCGGCGGAGGCATCGGCCCCGGCATCCTTGTCGGGGCAGGTCTCGGACAGTTTCACCGCCCCGAAGTCCACCGTTCTGCGGGTGTCGGCCGCGCCGGGTCCGGGGGTCTGCGTACAGACCTTCCAGTTGCGGTCGAAGGCCTGCATACGCCCGCGTCCGAGCGCGTCGTGGCTGCGCAGCACCCGGAAACCCGGCCGCCTGGGCGGCGTCCTGCGCGCTCTGTAGCCCCTTGCCCACCAGATCGGGCAGCGTGGCCGTACGGGCCGGAGCGGGGCCCGGCGTGGTCTGCCCCGCGACGCTCGGCTCCGGCGCCGCCTTCGTGGGCGAACCGCCGCTGCCGTCGGCGCTCCCCGAGGGCTGGCAGGCGGCGAGTCCGAGGCAGAGGGTCGCGACGGCGGCGGTGACGGCGGTGCGGTGCATGGCTCCCCCAGTGCGGGCATGGCGTCGGTCCTGGTACGGCGCCGCTACGGCGATGATGCCGTAACGGACCGTGACGGACAGGGAGACCGCCGATATCCCCAGAGGGTTGTACGGGCGGGGTGGGGGAATTCCTGTTCGCCGACGTTCGGTTCTCGCCGTCCGGCCCTCGCCGTCCGGTCCCCGCCGGGATCCGGTCGTCTGTGCCGCCGAGTCCCGGCCGAATCGTCCGCCGGCGTCCCGGTCAGTGGTCGGCGGCCGGGACGGGTGCCTCGGGAGCCGCGTCGGGCCCGGGGGTTCCCTGCTGCGCGATGGCTTTGTGGTGCCGGACGACCTCGCCGATGATGAAATTCAGGAATTTCTCGGCGAAAGCCGGGTCCAGTTTGGCGTCCTCCGCCAATTTGCGCAGGCGGGCGATCTGGGTGGCCTCGCGGGCCGGGTCGGCGGGCGGGAGGTTGTGGCGGGCCTTGAGTTCACCGACCTGCTGGGTGCACTTGAACCGCTCGGCGAGCAGGTGCACCAGCGCGGCGTCCAGGTTGTCGATGCTGCCACGCAGGTAGATCAGGCGCTCGCGCGCCTCCTCGTCGGCGACGGAGGTCGCGTCGCCCGCCAGTGGTGCGGTCCCCTCGCTCATGTACGTCTCGCCAATCTGGTCGTACCGGCCGCCCCGGTCGGGCAGTGCTGATCCTGTGCACACTACCCGGCCACGGGCGTACGGCTTAACCGCACGGCGCGCGCAGGCTCCGCAGATGGCGGGCCGAGCGGCGGGCGGTCGACAGGGAGCCCGCCGGGCTGGCGGCCGGGTTCTCGGGGGTGCCGTCCGGCCGGCGGGAGAACCGGTACTGGGCGGCACGCGCCCGGAAAATGTCCATCCCGAAATAGACGAGACGGGAGTCGGTTTCCGCGAGCAGGACGTCGTAAAGGCGGACGCGCGGGCCGTCGGTGGCGAAAGCGAATTCCTCGGCGTGATTGTGGTGGGAGAAACACATGCCGCGGGCTCTGGCGGCGGCACCGTACGCGTTGAATTCCGCGACGGCGCGTTTCCAGGTGTCGACGGTGTTGCCGTAGCGGTCGGGGATGGAGGGGGTGCCGAGCACGGCAGGCCGCCGTGCGCGCCAGACCGCCGTGCGCGGCAAGCCGCCGTGCGCGCCAGACCGCCGTGCGCGGCAAGCCGCCGTCCGCGCCAGACCGCCGCGCGCGCCAGGCCGTCGTCCGCTTCAGCGGCCAACGCCGTGTCGAGATCGTCGGTGACGTGCAGCCGCCCATCGGGCGTGCGAGGGGGGCGGGTCTGGTGAGGAGCGGCGCGTCCGGGGACGGCGGTCCGGCCGGTGCCGGGGGCCAGGGTGGCGCTCTGGTGCCATGGCGTGCAGCCTTCTCGACGGGCGCCGGTGGGCGGGCCGGGGCGGGCGCCGTTCGGCGGCCCGGGGCCGCCCGGGGACAATGGTCCGGTGATCTACCGCTACCGCGTTCTCGGCACCGCGCAGGCGCGCCGCCCCGACGGCACCGAGGTGCCCCTGAAAGGGGCTCGGCTGCGGGCGCTGCTGGTGGCGCTGGCGGCCGGCGGCGGGCGGCCGGTCCCGGCGGCGCAGTTGATCGCGCAGGTGTGGGGCGCGGACGCGGAGCCGCCGGCCGATGCCCCGGCGGCGCTCCAGGCCCTGGTGGGCCGGTTGCGCCGGGCGCTCGGCGGACCGGCGGTGACCTCGTCGCCCGGCGGGTACGCGCTCGCGGCCGAGCCGGACGCCATTGACCTGTTCCGCTTCGAGCGGCTGACGGCGGAGGGCACCGCCGCGCTGCGCGCCGGCGACCCCGCGGCCGCCGCCGGCCTGTTGGACGAGGCGCTGGCGCTGTGGCACGGGCCCGCGCTGGCGGACCTGCCGGACCGGGACGGCGATCCGCTCGCCGTACGGGCCGAACGGCGGCACGGCGAGGCGCGCCGCGCCCGGCTGGCAGCCGAGGTGGCGTGCGGCCGGGCGGCCGACGCGCTGGCCGAGCTGGCGGCGCTGGCCGTGGCGGAGCCGCTGGACGAGCCCCTCCAGGCGCTGTACATCCGGGCGCTGTCGGCTGCGGGGCGGCAGGCCGAGGCGTTGCAGGCGTACGAGGAGGTACGGGCCGGGCTCGCCGAGCGGCTGGGCGCGGACCCGGGCACCGAACTGCGCGCTCTGCACGCGCGGTTGCTGTCCGGCGCGCCGGATCCGGCCCCGGCACCCCATGCGTCCGCGCCTCCCGCACAGTTCCGCTCCCGCCTCACTTCGTTCGTCGGCCGCGCCACCGAACTCGTTCGGCTGGGCGAGGAGTTGCGCAGCAGTCGGCTGGTCACTCTGCTCGGGGCGGGCGGTGTCGGCAAGACCCGGCTGGCCCTGGAGGCCGCCGACGCGGCGGGCGCGGACGGCGAACGGTGGCCCGACGGTGTCCGGGTCGCCGAGCTGGCCTCCGTACGGGACCCGGAGAGCGTGCCCGAAGCCGTCCTGACGGCGCTCGGCGGGCACCCGACGCGGGTACGCGCCCCAGGTCCCGGGGAGCTGCGCGCGCCCGGCGGGCCCGCGACGCCGCTCGCCCGGGTGGTGGAGCACTGCCGGCAGCGGCGGCTGCTGCTCGTGCTGGACAACTGCGAGCATGTGATCGGCGCGGCGGCCGGGCTGGCGCACGCCGTCCTGGCCGGCTGCCCCGGCGTGACGGTGCTGGCCACCAGCCGCGAACCGCTCGGCGTGCCGGGCGAGTCGGTGCGCCCCGTCGAGCCGCTGCCGCCGTCGGCCGCGCTCCGGCTGCTGGCCGAACGGGGCGCCGCCGCACGCCCCGGGTTCCGTACGGAGGACGACCCGGCCGCGTGCGCGGAGATCTGCCGCAGGCTCGACGGGCTGCCGCTCGCCGTCGAGCTGGCGGCGGCGCGGCTGCGCGCGCTGACGCCGCGGCAGATCGCGGAGCGGCTGGACGACCGGTTCCGGCTGCTGACCGGCGGCAGCCGGACGGCGCTGCCCCGGCAGCAGACGCTGCGGGCGGTGGTGGACTGGTCGTGGGACCTGCTCACGGCGGACGAGCGGGCGGTGCTGCGCCGCCTGGCGGTCTTCTCCGGGGGCTGTGAGGTGGCGGAGGCGGAGCGGGTGTGTGCCGCCCCGGACGCGGCCGACGGCCCCCGCTCCCCCGCCGACGTCCTGGAGGCGCTCACCTCGCTGGTCGACAAGTCGCTGGTCACCGCCGCCCCGGAGAGCCCGCGCGGCATGCGCTACCGGCTGCTCGAAACGGTCGCCGAGTACGCCGGGGAGCGGCTGACGGAGTCCGGTGAGCGGGCGGCCGTGGAGCTGCGGCACCTGACGGCGTACCGGGAGCTGGCCCGTACCGGCGATCCCGGGCTGCGCGGGCCGCGGCAGGCGCAGTGGCTGGCGCGCCTGGAGACGGAGCACGGCAACGTGCGGGCCGCGCTGCGCACGGCGGTCGGCCGGGGCGAGGAGCAGGAGGGGCTGTGTCTGGCGCTGTCGATGAGCTGGTTCTGGCAGCTGCGCAACCACCAGGCGGACGCCCGGCACTGGGCCGCCGCCGTCGCGGGCCTGGGCCCGGACCCGTTCGCCGATCCCGTACGGCCCGCGGAGCCGCTGGCCGACCGCTGTACGGCGGTTCCGCCGCCGTGGTCCGGGGAGCGGCTGCGGGAGGCGCGGCGCGGGGTGCGGCTGCTGGTGCTGGCCGGCAGCGGTGAGGGGGCCGGGCCGTCCGGGCCGGTGCGTCCGGAGCGGGTGGTGGCCGCGTACCGCCCGGGGCTGCCGCAGACCGGGCGGCAGCCGGGCGTCATGTGGTTCTTCGCCCGGCTGATGACCGGCGGGTTCGCGGGACTGGACGAGGCCGTCGACGCCGTCGTACGCCACTGCCGGGAGCTGGGCGACGGCTGGGACCTGGGCCTCGCGCTGCTGCTGCGGACCAAGCTGCTCGGCAACCGGCCCGCCGAGCTGGACCGGTCGGCGCGCGACGCCGAGGAGGCGCTGGCCCTCTTCGAGGAGGCCGGGGACCTGTGGGGCATCGCCGAGTCCCTGTCCGCGCGCGGCGACACGTACGAGCGGCGCGGGCAGTACGCGCTGGCGGACGCGGACTTCTCGCGCGCCCTGGAGGCTTCTGAACGGATCGGCGCGCATGCTCAAGTGCCGGAGTTCAAGGCACGGCTGGCGGCCGTACGGCTGGAGGGGACGTACGGGGCGGAGGAAGGCGCCACGGTAGGCGACGCCTCCCGTTCGCCCCGCGTCCAGGAGGCAGAGCGACTGCTGCTGGAGGCCGTGGCGGAGTCCCAGCCCGCCGCCGGGGAAACGCTCAGCACTGCGCGGCTGCTGCTGGCGCGGCACTACGGCCGGACCGGACGCACCGGGCTCGCCCGGGAGCAGCTGCGCGAGGCGGAGCAGGCGTTCACCAGCGGCACCCCGGCGCTGTTCACCGGCATGGTGAGCGGGCTGCACAGCTGGCTGGACTGCCTCGACGGGGATTTCGTCCGGGCCCGCGAGCACGCGCGCCGGGCCGTCCGGCAGCTCGCCGCACTCGCGCATCTGGTGGCTCCGAACCTGATCGCCCATCAGTTCCTCTGCGCCGCGTGGGCCATGGCGGAGCTGGGCGCGGCCGAGGCGGGGCTGCTGAGCAGGGGGCGCGCCTGCTGGGTGCGTACGACCGCCACGCGCCCGCGTCCGAGGGCTTCGGTTTCCAGCCGCTGCCGCCCGCGGTGGAGACCCGGATACGGGAGCGGGCCGGGGCGGCGGTGCGCGCGGCGCTGACGGCGGACGCGTACGAAAGTGCTTACGGCGAAGGCGGCGGCCTCTCCGTGAAGGAGGCCGCCGCCCTGATCTGACCAGCGCGAACGCAGCGGCGCCCCGCGTGCGCCGGGCGCCTACTGCGCGTCCGCCAGCCGCTCCCGCGCCTCGGCCAGGTCCTCTTCCGTCGGCGCGTCGTCCTGCGACAGGGCCCGGCGCCAGTAGCCGGTGAAGTCGACGGACCGCTTCTCCAGGCCCCGGTCCTCGACCAGATGGCGGCGCAGGGCACGCACCGCGCCCGCCTCCCCGGCGAGCCAGGCGAACACCGAACCGGCCGGGAAGCGGGCCCCGCGCACCGCTTCGGCCAGCAGCTCACCGGGCCCGGCCGCGCGCCGGTCGCGGTGCAGCCAGTGCACGGTCAGGTCGCCGCGGGTGGCGAGGGCCTGCTCCTCCGCCGCGTCCGCCACCTCGATGTAGGCGACCGCGCGGGCCCCTTCGGGCAGCCACTCGGCGAGGGTGCCGATGGCGGGCAGCGCGGTCTCGTCCCCGGCGAGCAGCGTCCAGTCGGCCGTACCGAGGGGGACGGGCCGGGCGAAGTACGCCGAGGGGCCGAACATGCCGAGCGTGTCCCCGGGCGCGGCGCGGCCCGCCCACCCGGTCGCCGGGCCGCGCGCCGCCCCCGCGCCGTGCAGCACGAAGTCGATGTCGATCGTCGCGTCCTCGGGGTGGTGCGCGCGGACGGTGTAGCTGCGCATCCACGGCCGTTCGTCCT from Streptomyces albofaciens JCM 4342 encodes the following:
- a CDS encoding OFA family MFS transporter, producing MTAQDVRPPGRAAFTEVRDAHGRIYRLGETDRQLLGRPRWTMVLLPWIAMLGISVFEYAFGAAETTLSTAHHWPRTGTFWVLSVWIFFQAAVAFPAGRLREKGLVSSRTAMLCGSVLSLVGFLSLSHAPDIGWAVAGFGVLGGTGAGLVYATCINTVGKWYPERRGGKTGFVNGGFAYGAVPFIFLFSYGFDTDDYQAVLDLVGLYVLLLTAAAGLFFKDPPRNWWPAHVDPLTAPREGRASAALRTNPPAAAQFTPREAIRTGMLPLMWVCLLCTAGVSIFGISFQVPFAREAGFGPLVAASSMGVMSVVNGTGRGVVGWLSDRLGRRPALTYVCLVLGLAQFGVLWAGESANQPLFLVFAFLSGFGGGAFFPLFAALVPDYFGENNNASNYGLVYSSKLVSGLLGGGIGASVVAAWGYEGAYAVAGCVGLLAAGLSLLLRRPAGKGAAMGAG
- a CDS encoding PASTA domain-containing protein codes for the protein MLRSHDALGRGRMQAFDRNWKVCTQTPGPGAADTRRTVDFGAVKLSETCPDKDAGADASAAPASAMPDLRDKSVKVARRAFDTSTSITVKDASGRNRMVLVESNWKVCRQSPAPGTELDGQPVTLEAVKFQEEC
- a CDS encoding chorismate mutase, yielding MSEGTAPLAGDATSVADEEARERLIYLRGSIDNLDAALVHLLAERFKCTQQVGELKARHNLPPADPAREATQIARLRKLAEDAKLDPAFAEKFLNFIIGEVVRHHKAIAQQGTPGPDAAPEAPVPAADH
- a CDS encoding ATP-binding protein, with product MIYRYRVLGTAQARRPDGTEVPLKGARLRALLVALAAGGGRPVPAAQLIAQVWGADAEPPADAPAALQALVGRLRRALGGPAVTSSPGGYALAAEPDAIDLFRFERLTAEGTAALRAGDPAAAAGLLDEALALWHGPALADLPDRDGDPLAVRAERRHGEARRARLAAEVACGRAADALAELAALAVAEPLDEPLQALYIRALSAAGRQAEALQAYEEVRAGLAERLGADPGTELRALHARLLSGAPDPAPAPHASAPPAQFRSRLTSFVGRATELVRLGEELRSSRLVTLLGAGGVGKTRLALEAADAAGADGERWPDGVRVAELASVRDPESVPEAVLTALGGHPTRVRAPGPGELRAPGGPATPLARVVEHCRQRRLLLVLDNCEHVIGAAAGLAHAVLAGCPGVTVLATSREPLGVPGESVRPVEPLPPSAALRLLAERGAAARPGFRTEDDPAACAEICRRLDGLPLAVELAAARLRALTPRQIAERLDDRFRLLTGGSRTALPRQQTLRAVVDWSWDLLTADERAVLRRLAVFSGGCEVAEAERVCAAPDAADGPRSPADVLEALTSLVDKSLVTAAPESPRGMRYRLLETVAEYAGERLTESGERAAVELRHLTAYRELARTGDPGLRGPRQAQWLARLETEHGNVRAALRTAVGRGEEQEGLCLALSMSWFWQLRNHQADARHWAAAVAGLGPDPFADPVRPAEPLADRCTAVPPPWSGERLREARRGVRLLVLAGSGEGAGPSGPVRPERVVAAYRPGLPQTGRQPGVMWFFARLMTGGFAGLDEAVDAVVRHCRELGDGWDLGLALLLRTKLLGNRPAELDRSARDAEEALALFEEAGDLWGIAESLSARGDTYERRGQYALADADFSRALEASERIGAHAQVPEFKARLAAVRLEGTYGAEEGATVGDASRSPRVQEAERLLLEAVAESQPAAGETLSTARLLLARHYGRTGRTGLAREQLREAEQAFTSGTPALFTGMVSGLHSWLDCLDGDFVRAREHARRAVRQLAALAHLVAPNLIAHQFLCAAWAMAELGAAEAGLLSRGRACWVRTTATRPRPRASVSSRCRPRWRPGYGSGPGRRCARR
- a CDS encoding siderophore-interacting protein, which gives rise to MQQQPSQPATLPVRHLRVTAVRRLSPRMVRVTFGGPDLAGFRLDAPDQQVKLYFPKPGHTVPRLPEPPADGDLMRWYAAFHAIPEDERPWMRSYTVRAHHPEDATIDIDFVLHGAGAARGPATGWAGRAAPGDTLGMFGPSAYFARPVPLGTADWTLLAGDETALPAIGTLAEWLPEGARAVAYIEVADAAEEQALATRGDLTVHWLHRDRRAAGPGELLAEAVRGARFPAGSVFAWLAGEAGAVRALRRHLVEDRGLEKRSVDFTGYWRRALSQDDAPTEEDLAEARERLADAQ